The sequence below is a genomic window from Mycobacteroides abscessus ATCC 19977.
CATGATGCCCTTCTTCTATGGCTCACAGGTGCGCAGCGTGCCCGAATATATGTTGCACCGCTTCGGAGTCGGTGCGCACCTGGTCAACGCCACAGGCTTCGCCGTCGCACAGGTACTCATCGCCGGAGTCAACCTGTATCTCCTGGGAACCATCGTAAATGTGCTGCTGGGCTGGCCGCTCTGGGTATCGGTCATCGCCGCGGCGGCGATCGTGTTGTGTTACATCACTCTTGGTGGTCTATCGGCGGCCATCTATAATGAGGTGTTGCAGTTCTTCGTCATCGTGGCGGCGCTCCTGCCACTCACCATCGTCGGCCTCCACCAGGTCGGCGGTTGGCAGGGATTGCAAGACAAGGTATCCGCCGGACAGATGTCATCCTGGCCCGGCAATGAACTCAGCGGATTCTCTGACAACCTGCTCTCTGTCATCGGCATCGTGTTCGGTCTCGGGTTCGTGCTCTCATTCGGCTACTGGACCACCAATTTTGTTGAGGTACAACGCGCACTCGCCTCCGAGTCATTGTCCGCCGCACGGCGCACCCCGATCATCGGCGCCTTCCCGAAGATGTTCATACCCTTCATCGTGGTGATCCCGGGGATGATCTGCGCGGTTCTGGTACCCCAGATGGTCGCCTATAAGGCAGGGCAACCCACCAGTGATCCCAATCTGACGTACAGCAACTCGCTGCTCTACCTGATGAAAGAGGTGCTACCGAATGGTGTTCTGGGCGTGGCCATCACCGGCCTACTTGCCTCCTTCATGGCCGGTATGGCCGCCAATGTCTCAGCCTTCAACACGGTTTTCAGCTACGACCTGTGGCAGCGTTACATCCGCAAGGACCGTCCCGACGGCTACTACTTGCGGATTGGCCGAATCGCCACTGTCGGAGCCACGGTCATCGCCATCGGTACCGCCTTCATCGCGGCCAATTACAACAACGTCATGAACTACCTTCAGACGCTGTTCGCATTCTTCAATGCGCCACTGTTCGCAACTTTTATCCTGGGCATGTTCTGGAGACGGATGACCGCAACCGCGGGCTGGGCTGGATTGGTATCCGGAACCTTTGCCGCCGTGGGCATATGGTCACTCTTTGAGACAGGCGTGTACACACTCGCCGGCCAGGGTTCCAACTTCATCGAGGCAGGTGTGGCCTTCACCGTGGACATCGTGGTGAGTGTTGCGGTGAGCTGGACCACGGAACCCAAGCCGGCCGCAGAGCTGGCGGGTCTGGTGTATTCGGAGACACCCCATGCCTTCTCCAGCGACGAGCCCGCATCGGGGTGGTTTCGTCAACCCGTCAAGTTGGCCATGACGGCACTGATACTGGTGGTGGCGCTGAACCTGATCTTCCACTGACGCGTCACCCACTCAGACTCCGGACAGCGCCCTTGTCGGCAGACGTGGCCATCGCGGCGTACGCGCGCAAGGCAGCAGAGACGTGGCGTTCGCGTGTGACAGGCCGATATCCGTTGCCCGATTCCAGGAGCGCTCGACGGCGCTGAAGCGTCTGAGGGTCAACCGCAACAACAATCGAGCGCCGGGCTATGTCGATGTTGATGATGTCGCCGTCCTCGACTAGCGCAATCGGGCCACCGGCTGCCGCCTCTGGCGAGATGTGGCCGATGGACAGCCCGGAAGTACCGCCCGAGAAGCGCCCGTCGGTGATGAGTGCGCAGCTCGCGCCTAGGCCGCGGCCCTTGAGAAAGGCTGTGGGATAGAGCATTTCCTGCATTCCCGGTCCGCCGCGCGGGCCTTCATAGCGGATCACCACCACATCGCCCGGACGCACACGGTCGTTCAAGATGGCTTCCACCGCTGCCTCTTGAGATTCGAGTACCACGGCGGGGCCGCTGAAAACACGGATCTTCTCGTCGACGCCCGCGGTCTTGACAATGCATCCGTTCGGGGCCAAATTGCCTGTGAGTACCGCGAGGCCACCGTCAGCGGAGTAGGCATGCTCGGTGTCGCGTATACAGCCGTTCTCAGCATCAAGGTCGAGAGTGTGCCAGCGCTGGGATTGGGAGAACGCTCGCGCAGACCGTTCACCTCCCGGGGCGGCGTGAAATAGCTCGATCGCCTCCGGCGAGGGCGCCGTGCCGCGTATGTCCCACTGTGTGAGCCATGTGGTCAGATCCGGTGCGTGCACGCTGTGAACATCGCGATGCAGCAGGCCCGCACGGTTCAGTTCACCTAATAACGCCGGGACTCCTCCGGCGCGGTGCACATCCTCGACCAGATAGGCACCGTTCGGAGCGACCTTGCTCAGGCACGGGACACGACGTGAGAGCGCATCGATGTCGGCGAGTGCGAAGTCCAGCTCGGCCTCATGGGCGGCTGCCAATAGATGCAGAACGGTGTTCGTCGAACCGCCCATGGCTATATCCATACACATCGCGTTCTCGAATGCCCGGCGTGACGCGATCTCTCGGGGCAACACGGTGGTGTCGTCGCTGCCGTAATAACGTTGCGCAAGTTCCACAATCAGACTTCCGGCTTGCTCGTACAGGCCGCGGCGAGCGGTATGGGTGGCAAGCGTGGTGCCGTTGCCCGGCGGTGCCAGTCCCAGCGCCTCGGTCAGACAGTTCATGGAATTGGCCGTAAACATCCCGGAGCACGATCCACATGTCGGGCAGGCCTGGTCCTCAATACGGGCCAGGTCCTCGTCAGAGACGGAATCGGACGCCGATTCGGCCACCGCGGTGATGAGCGTCATTCCGGTGCGTACAGTTCCGTCCCGCAACGTGGCACGCCCGCCCTCCATAGGCCCGCCGGAAACGAAGACCGCCGGGATGTTCAGACGCAATGCCGCCATCAGCATGCCCGGTGTGATCTTGTCGCAGTTGGAGATGCACACCAGGGCGTCGGCGCGATGTGCTTCCACCATGTACTCGATCGAGTCGGTGATCAGGTCGCGTGACGGGAGCGAATACAACATCCCTTCGTGTCCCATCGCGATGCCATCGTCCACGGCAATCGTGTTGAACTCCCGAGGTACCGCGCCCGCGGCTGCTATCGCCTCGCTGACTATGCGACCGACCGGCTGTAGATGAGTGTGTCCCGGGACGAACTCGGCGAAACTATTCGCAACTGCGACAATTGGTTTCCCGAAATCGGAGGCGGCCACCCCGGCCGCACGCAGTAGCGCGCGAGCGCCCGCC
It includes:
- the ilvD gene encoding dihydroxy-acid dehydratase codes for the protein MPALRSRTVTHGRNMAGARALLRAAGVAASDFGKPIVAVANSFAEFVPGHTHLQPVGRIVSEAIAAAGAVPREFNTIAVDDGIAMGHEGMLYSLPSRDLITDSIEYMVEAHRADALVCISNCDKITPGMLMAALRLNIPAVFVSGGPMEGGRATLRDGTVRTGMTLITAVAESASDSVSDEDLARIEDQACPTCGSCSGMFTANSMNCLTEALGLAPPGNGTTLATHTARRGLYEQAGSLIVELAQRYYGSDDTTVLPREIASRRAFENAMCMDIAMGGSTNTVLHLLAAAHEAELDFALADIDALSRRVPCLSKVAPNGAYLVEDVHRAGGVPALLGELNRAGLLHRDVHSVHAPDLTTWLTQWDIRGTAPSPEAIELFHAAPGGERSARAFSQSQRWHTLDLDAENGCIRDTEHAYSADGGLAVLTGNLAPNGCIVKTAGVDEKIRVFSGPAVVLESQEAAVEAILNDRVRPGDVVVIRYEGPRGGPGMQEMLYPTAFLKGRGLGASCALITDGRFSGGTSGLSIGHISPEAAAGGPIALVEDGDIINIDIARRSIVVAVDPQTLQRRRALLESGNGYRPVTRERHVSAALRAYAAMATSADKGAVRSLSG
- a CDS encoding sodium:solute symporter family protein produces the protein MTGSLRLDAGPVDYVLIAIYFVFVLGIGLLARRGVSSSIDFFLSGRSLPAWVTGLAFVSANLGAVEIMGMSANGAQFGMVGMHYFWIGAVPAILFLGIVMMPFFYGSQVRSVPEYMLHRFGVGAHLVNATGFAVAQVLIAGVNLYLLGTIVNVLLGWPLWVSVIAAAAIVLCYITLGGLSAAIYNEVLQFFVIVAALLPLTIVGLHQVGGWQGLQDKVSAGQMSSWPGNELSGFSDNLLSVIGIVFGLGFVLSFGYWTTNFVEVQRALASESLSAARRTPIIGAFPKMFIPFIVVIPGMICAVLVPQMVAYKAGQPTSDPNLTYSNSLLYLMKEVLPNGVLGVAITGLLASFMAGMAANVSAFNTVFSYDLWQRYIRKDRPDGYYLRIGRIATVGATVIAIGTAFIAANYNNVMNYLQTLFAFFNAPLFATFILGMFWRRMTATAGWAGLVSGTFAAVGIWSLFETGVYTLAGQGSNFIEAGVAFTVDIVVSVAVSWTTEPKPAAELAGLVYSETPHAFSSDEPASGWFRQPVKLAMTALILVVALNLIFH